The genomic window GTCACCTTGCTACAAGAAACCCCAATTAAACTTAGTCACCGAGCAAATATATTGGCAATGTATGTAAGTCCTAAAATGCGTGGCGAAGGTATAGGTGAAAAACTATTATTAGAAGCAATAGAACAAGCAAAATCAATTAATAGTATAGAGAAAATTAACTTAACGGTAGTAACAACAAATGAAAGAGCAAAGAAGCTTTACGAAAAATTAGGTTTTAAAGTCTTTGGAACAGAAATAAAGGCACTTAAAATCAATGAGAATTATTACGATGAAGATTATATGGTATTGTTTTTATAATAAAACTCTTATTAAAGTAACGAAGAGCTTAAGTTGAAGACAAAATAGAGTGGAATTAGGGATTTCACAAAATTGGAAGCCCTATCTTATTAATGTAAAGGCTGTTATCGTAAACTTTGTTGTTTTTAGATAAAAAGATATTTGGACTTGCTTGTTTGCTAACAATAGATAATACAAGGGGGGGACATTTTAATGGATGTAAATGATTTAATAATTCTTAACTTTGAAGAAGTTAGACGTAGAAGTATTAAAGTATGGAAGGCTATACCCGAAGAAATGTTAGATTGGAAACCTGATGAAGATGCTCTTACTTGTGCTGAAATGATTAGACATTTATTACAAGCTGAGTATCTTTTTCACCAAGTTCTTAGAGGGAGAAGTGGTAAAGCACTATCTAATTTGTTTAATCCCTTTGAAGCAAAAGAATTCATATCAGTAGATGATGCACTTGAATTTGCCCAACCTTATCGTGATGACTTCTTGAAATACATTAAAACAATTAATATAACCGACTTAGAGAATATAGAAATTGACCTTCTTGAAGAAGGTGGTTATGTTAAAAAACTAGGGGATATGTTATTACGCATTGCGTACCACGAATCTGTTCACACAGGTCAGTTGTTAGGCTATATGAGATCAATGGGTATTGCCCGCCCTAAAATATGGGATTAATGATCCGAAATTCTTTTCCAAATATTAACAGACTGTTGTTCTCGATAGATTAATTATATTTTCGTGCTTTTGCGACTACTTTAAAACCTTGCGGTTTCCATTGATAAACTTCTACAATCATTTCTAATTTCAATATCTTCCAGATCCTTCAACCATCAAAATTTTTACTTCCTCATTTTTAACTGATTGGAGATAAATTGACTAGAAAGTGTTCATTTTTATCGAGTAAAAACTGTCCTTTTTAATTAGCGGTTTCACTGATCTTAAACGTAGTGTAGTGCTTTATTAAATGAATAAGTAATTTTGAAGTTATTTTTAAATATTGATTGAACCCTCTACTAGAAGTAAGAACAGGCATTTTGTCACTTTACTTGGAGCCTCTGCGGCCTCTGCGGGCATGATTAAGAGCCATAAAGCCAGGTGTATCAAATGATTCTGGCTCAGCCAAAACCGAGGCTATCATGCCCGCCCCTCAAAATAAGTGGAAGACTATTATGTCCAAGGAGGAAAGAGACAGATTAAAAGCAAAAAAACTACGAAAAGATTTTAGCAGTACCTTGAACAACGCTTGGTCTCAAGCCTCTATACTGGAGATCTAAGTTGTGGCTGTCTAATTAACATCATTTCTGTTTCAGTCATAATGGGATTTACTCTGTTAGTATGAGCGTGCACAAGTTGACCTTTGTAACGAGTGCTTAAGTCGTGATTAATAAACGAAATATACAGAGTTAAATGCTATACAGTACAAATATACTTTCTAAAAAGTACCGAGACAATCACTTTTATTAAGTGACCGTCTCTTCACATGTAACCTATACTGTGCAATAAAAGGCCAGATTATGGAGTGAGAAATGATTTACTTATTAAAGCAGAATTAGTACAATACTTTCCAATTTTATAGTAAGAATAAATTTTCTAACAAGGCCTTTTTGCCTATCAAACTCAAGTGTCTGTATAAAAGTACAGTTATAGAAAATAAAAACTGAGCGAAAGTTGTTTTTTTGTTCCGTTAATTTTCATTTATGCATACCTTACATAAAAAAATGTAAGGTGTGTTGTTAAAGTGGCTAAAAAGCTAACTAATAAAATTTCGCTCCCGGGTGATGCTGGCCCTCACTCAAATTCTAACATTGAATGGTGGTATTATTTCAGTTATCTTAATGGAGATAAAGGAGGGAAATATGCTGCAATGGCCTCCTTTTTTCGGGTAGGAGAAGCAGAGTGTTATAAAGGACATTATTTAATTTTTACTATAATCGATCTCAATAGGAAGACAAAGAAAAGTTATTCATTATTCGATTGTAGATTAAAAAAGAATATGCTTACTACTTATCTTCCTTTCTATCTTCTGCTGCACCCAACAGATGTCCGAATATGGAAATTATATAAGAGTTTATTGATTGGTAAATCCCCTTTTCCGCATTCTCAAACTAAAAATGGAAAAATAAAAGAATATCCAACCGAGCTCATATATGGTAAGAACTATTTGGGATTTATGGGAGAAAAGGAAGACTCTTTTAAGGTACAATTATGTGAAAAAGATATGGAGCTAGCTCTACATTTTACCCCCACAAAGCCAATGTCTTTAATTGGTGGGGATGGAAGACCAGATGACTTATATTATTACTCTTTTACCAGAAACAATGTTCATGGACAAATTGATACTGATAAAGGAGTAGAAATCGTAAAAGGCGAGGGATGGTTTGATCATCAATGGGGGCGTGATTATGGGTTAATTAAAGGTGTTGGTTGGAACTGGTTTGGCATTCAATTGGATGATGGACGAGAGCTTCTTTTAAATGAAATGCATTCGTTCAAAGAAACCTTCTCTCCAATGGCTAATTTAATTGAGGACGATGGATCGCTTCGTTTTACAAGAAATATATCTTTTCAAGAAATACACCATTGGAAAAGCTTAAAAACTAATGCTCGGTATCCAATTGAATGGAAAATAACAATCCCGCAATTCTCAATAGAAATACTTGTGAAGGCAGTTTTGCCAAATCAGGAAATGGCCATTATGGGGCCGCTTCAAGCAATCTGGGAAGGAGCTTGTAGTGTTTCTGGACATGAAACACTTCCTGATGGGTCTAGAAAGTTAATTATGGGAAAAGGGTTTATGGAACTTGTAGGTTACGCAAATTAATAAAGAATTAGCTACCTAGATAGATACGGTAAAACCGTAGTACAAGAAAAGCAATTCAATGTTCAACAATCGGTCGCTATTCTGAAAAAGTTGATAAACTAAGCAAACTATATGATGAACAGTACAAACATACTTGTAGGTAGTTTCCCTTAGACAATCACTTAAATGGTGGTTGTCTTTTTGTGCGACGGGCAGTCGCACCTTTGCTTTATAACAAGCATGAATCTACTGTCAGTTGGGGTATGTTACCACGGTAATAACAGGCCCCGAATCCTGGAAGTTTGATTATCTCGGAGGTGAAAGTCCTCTCGTATGAAGGAGTTAAGAAAAAAGCCGAGGATATAAGGACAAGCAATGTTCGAATGTAACTAAGCCAGAATGATAATTTAAAAATGAGTACAATAGGTAAGGAACTTTCTATTCAGAGAGTCTCTTCCATTGGCTAGCATCAGAAGATTATATCAAGAGTGATCCAACTATAAAATTAAAACTACCTAAAGATGAATATCGACTTCCAAAAGTACTCAACATTGAAAAACTGGAAATGTTAAGAGAAGCTTGTGAAATAGTTAGACAAAGAACTATTGTTGAAGTGCTATATGCTACAGGTTGTCGGCTGTCAGAAGTTTTTGGGATTAGTAAATCTGATAGTAATCAGCAAACAATGAGCACTTTGGTAATTGGTAAAGGTGACAAACAGAGAGAAGTTTACTAAGTTTACTCTTCTTTTCAAGCAATGTATCACCTAATTGAATATTTAAATTCAAGAATAGACACCTGAGATCCTCTATTAGTTACGGAGAGAAAGCCGTATCGAAGTCTTTCCAAACGAGCCATGCAATAAGAAATTATGATTATAGCTAAGAGAGCAGACCTACATGTAAAAGTTAGTTCCCATGTTTAAAGACACATTTTTGCAGCTTTAACCTTAAATAATGGTGCCGAATTGGTTGCGATTCAAGAGCTCTTAGGACATTGTTCACCTGATGTGACACTTAGGTATGCAAAGATTACTTATGAGCAAAGTGAGAGCAGCATAAAAAGTATTTGATTCAGTAAGCTGCTGTGCATTCGACTTGATACTATGCAACAACATAAATATTCATGGAAAATATAAACAAAAGTTTGGTTTATTCTGGTATGATTTTATTATTAAGGTTCGTGATATTGTGAAGTTATTCACTTAAGTTAACGGTACAGTAATCTTAATCACGTTTTATAGATTTTTATGTTAAAGAGAGGGGAGAGAAAATTGAAAAAAGTATATTGTATTTACGATTTTGGTTGTTCGCAATGTACTTTACAGCCTTTTGGATTTTATATGGCTGTTTTGTTTTTATAAAGAAATTAGTTATACAAAATAACTTTGATATTCAACCTTTATATTTAATACTAGGTATGTTACTGCTATTTTATCATTCTAAAAAAGCGTATAGAAAAGAGTTGATATTCAATTAACGGTAAGCTTTTCTGTTATAAGGAGAATGTGAATTAAATGAAAAGAAAGTATTGTTAATCTAGTGATTATATACTTTGGAGAAAAAAATGAGGGGAATTATCAATATGATTCAATCAATTGTACATATATCACTTGTGGTAAGAGATTATGACGATGCAATAGAATTCTATACAAAAAAGCTTAACTTTACTTTACTGGAAGATACTTACCAACCTGAGCAAGATAAGCGATGGGTTGTTGTTTCACCTACTGGATCTGCTGGTACGACAATATTATTAGCAAAAGCATCAAAACCAGAACAGGAACCATTTATAGGCAATCAATCAGGAGGTAGGGTGTTTCTTTTTTTAGGGACAGATGACTTCTGGAGAGACTATAATGAAATGATTGCAAAAGGAATAGAGTTTGTGAGGGAACCTAAAAAACAACCATATGGGACTGTTGCTGTATTTAAAGATTTATATGGAACACTATGGGATTTAGTAGAGTTTGAAGAAAACCACCCAATTTCAAAAAGAGTGAAGTAATGGCTCTTAACATTGGGATGCTTTCGCGAAATAAAGAAAGTATTGTTTTTTTGGTGAAATTAAGAATATTGTGGTGACAAGAAAACAAAATGAGTAACACAGGAAAGGAATGTTACTTTCATTTTGCTATGGGAGGTACTTATGAAAACTCACTATTATTTAGGTTGGTTTGAAAAATTTTTCCCGGATAATATAGGAAGGGCTTTACAGGAGGATATAACTGATAGAAAATCACTTGTTATGATTAGCGCGAATCCATCTTTTTATGAAGAGGATGGTGCTACTGAACGATCATGGCTTGACCAGGCCGGCATTATGTTTGATGAATATCATTTAATTAACTATCGCATACAGAAGGAAGATGCCAAAACGTTAATTCAAAATGCTTCAGTTATTTTCTTGTTGGGTGGACAGACTCTTGAACAAAATAGTTTTTTGATGGAATATGAAATGTCGGATTTGATTAAAAAAAGCAGAGCCGTTGTGATGGGAGCAAGCGCTGGTGCTATAAACATGTCCGCAAAATGGTTATGCTCGAAAAACTTTGGAGATAAAGTAGAAAAAAGCTCTGTCTACGACGGAATCGGCCTTGACGATTTTTCCGTCTTATCTCATTATGATCTTGAAAATAACATTGAGCTTGTTCAAAGCGAACTGTCTCCCTTATCGGAAGAAATGAATATTTATGCGTCAAACAAAGATTGCGCTGTTCGTATAAAGGAAGACAAAATCGACATTTTTGGCAATGTATATTTAATTTCCCGCTCAAAGATTCAGAAATTGGTTGAGACGCTCTAGTTGAGGTATGGATTAATTGTGTTTATTTCTTTATGCAAAGTTTCTAGGAAAAATCTAAGCGAAATTTGATTGTTTCTTCGTTATCCAAAATGCATAGATGTGGAGAACGGTCTTCAGCAAACGGGGGCTTACGTTGAATTAAGGTTGGCATTTATAGCTGTATCTTTTATTGCACTGTACAACGATCTGCTAACTAAATACAATTGATTAAAGACGATCAAACTTGTAGGGTGATCGTCTTTGTCGTATTTGACTTTTTACTGCGTAGCAACAAGTTTTATGTAAATGGGTACTTTTACTTCTACTATGCATTAAACAATGACTTTTAAAAGTTGCTTAAAAGTATCATATAAAAACATGGTATTTTCTCTTTTTTCCGGCTATTAGATTAATGAGATAAATACAAACCAGCTAATTCATTATTTTGCTGGTTTGTATTTATATAACAATTTTTCTCAACTTATGGTCGTGAATCCGACAAATAATTTATTTTTGTATTTAATTAGTATCATAAACAAAACCATTATAATTGGGATCGATGTCAGATACGAAAAATAGGGTACTAGACTGTTAATGAAATTGATAAATGAGTCTAATCCGTCTGGAAATGAGAATCCTCTAATCATTTGAAATAGAATGTACAAAGTGCCAAATCCAGCTAACACAAGAATAGGAGAAACTGATAAAAGTAATATGCTTAAGATCGTTTTAATAATTTTATTTTTCATACAGAACCTTCCTATTTGATGCGATATCAAACTCTCTGGTAAGAAAATAACACAATATACCAACAAAGATCATAACCACTCCGGCAAAAATCATCCAGTTGCTTACCCCTATGATTTCTGAGATGGGACCAGCAATGGATATTCCGACGGGTGCTGCTAGACTCATAACACTTGTTATGAGTGAAATTACTTTCCCTAAGCTTTCTTCTGGAACGCTCTTTTGAATGTAAGCAGTAAAGGGAACATTAAACCCAATTCCAGTTGTTCCCATGACAAACACAACAAGACAGAATAGCCAAAATAAATGTGTGGGTAAAAGACCGCCAATTAGTGAGCAGAAACCTAGCAAACTGGTAGAAAGTGAAATCATAAAGAACTGCTTTTTTAGTCCTCCGGTAATACCCATTACCATGGCTGCAATCAGCATACCACTAGAAAATAAGGTTTGAACAATGCCGTTATGCCAAGCTGTACCATCAAAATATCCTTTAACCATAAGTGGGAGTAGTGTTCCTAAAGGCTGAACAGGGAGTCATGAAGCAATTATTACCCATTTGAGTAACCAACTGGAAGATATGGTTATGATAGTGGAGATAAGAGGGAATTGCTTAATAGGAGTAGTTATTTTTTTACTAATGATGTAAATTTAAACATACTTTAAGTATCCTTTCAAATTCTTATTTGAGTATTTTTACAGGAAATAAAAAACTATTTCAACTATCGGTGTTTGTTCAATAGGTGCAATAGCATCTTATACTAATGGTCATATTATGTTGAAGAAGAAAGTTGCAAAAAACAGATACCATTATTGCGCATTACAACCATACTATCCAACAAGCTAGTGCTTTTCGAATGTTCTTATGCCTAGTCCTACATTAATAATAAGGAGAATCAGGCTTCTCCATTAATAAAATTATATTAACAAACGTCTAATCATAAAATAGTAAATTTTGCCGCACATTCTGAAAATACATAGAAATATGGTCAATTTTTGTAGCTGTAATCACTCCCTCTTCTTTTTATTTCAGAGCCCCTTACGGATCTATACATATGCAAAAGGCCAAGCACACTGCTAGCACATTGTTACTTTATCCTAGTGGGGTACAGGCACACTGGCGCTTAGGATTTTTATCACGGATTTTTTCTTGTAAAAAAATAAAAATAATAGAAGAATATTACACTAGTAATATTGTATAATTAAATCGATTTTAATCGAATTTAATCGAAGGAGGAGAGAAAATGGTTAAAAGATTAACTGTTTTTTCGCTAATTATTACAATTTTTCTATCGTTAGTTTTCACAGCACCAGTAAGTGCTGCTTCAAAATTCAAGGATGTCTCAGATGATTTTTGGGCTAAGTCTGAGATTGATTTTTTAAGCACGAAAGGAATTATTAAGGGGTATGATGATGGTACATTTAGGCCTAATGATGCAGTTAAACGAGTACAAGCTGCTATTATGATTACAAGAGCCTTAGACTTAGATGTCAATAATCGCCCAGATCCAGGATTTACAGATATCAAAGGTTTAGATAAAGAGGCGTATAACGCTGTCGCTGCTGTTGTAGATGAAGGATTTTTCCCGAAAGGAGAAACATTTAGACCATACGAAGTATTAACGAGAGCTGACATGGCTATAGTCTTGGTGAAAGCTTATAATTTAGAAGGTACATATAATGGTATTACTGATGTTTCAGGTGAACTATTAAATTATGTAAGTGCATTGGCTTTTAATGGAATCACACAAATATATGAAGATGGTACATATAAACCCAATAATTCTGTTAAAAGAGCTCATTTTTCAGTTTTCTTTGCTCGTATATTAGAACCTTATTACAGAGTTTATGTTAATACTAGAGAAAACCCTGCTATTATTGGAGATGTCTGGACTATTAATGTTGAGGATTGGTTAGAAGGGTATATGAGTTACGACATTGAATTAACGGATATGATTACAGATGGACAACAAGCATGGGAATTACTTCAGGAAGCTAATATGTTTAATGAGGAAGCACCTGAAGGTCAAAAATATATTTTAGCTAAATTTAGATTTACATTGTTAGATTATGAAGGGAAAGTCTCTTCATCATTTAGTATCGATCAATCGAAGTTTAGTGCAGTGAGTAGTAATGGTGTTGTTTATGATAATCCATTTGTAATAACGCCTGAACCACAATTATCAAATGATCTATATGTAGGTGGAGAAGTTGAAGGGTGGGTTCCTTTTCTAATAAATGAAGATGATACACCTTTAATTGTATGGCAACGTGATTGGGACGATGAGCTTTGGTTTAGTTTAGAAGGGTAATAGTTAGTCCCGTTCATATAGAGTGGGGTATTTATTAGATTAGAACAAAAGACTTAACGCTAGATGCAGATATTACGCTGTGTCTAGCGTTTTTTTTGTTGCCTATAACTTACCGTTGACTTGGTTATGGTAGCGTTGTAAAAGTTGCAGGGAAGTGGTCTTGTTGAACTGCACCAATTACCTGGTGGTCATTTACTTTAAACTATTTGTGCCACCGGCTACTAAGATATTACAGATAGATAGATCAAACAATGAAATGAAGAATTTGAAGATAATACTTATGGAGCCTTTACATCATCCCAATGAACTTTTTTTCTGTCGCCTTCATTGTTTATGAGAGCCGCTGTAGTATGATGTGCCCAGTTTACAAAAGTAGTTCCGACAATCTCTTTAGTCAATAAACTGGCCACTTTAATAAAAATTTCTAGATCGTGGTCTTGTATAGTTTTTAAAACCGGAAGAAGGTTAAAATCATGTTCACTTGTATGAGCAGTAAGTATATATGTTACTAAGTCTCTCCCCTTTTTTGTTAATGATACTTCTTTTAGACGTGAATCTGCGTTTCCACATTCAATCTTGGCATACCCATCATCTCTTAACTTCCCTAATTGTCTCGAAGTATTTGAAATATTAGATAACGTAATAACAGTTATATCTGTAATAGACATCTTTTCAGTAAAATGCAATATCCATAATATGCGAAATGCTGGATAGTTCATTCCATGAATAGACTGTAAACGAGTGCGGATATCCTCTTCCATGACGGCGTTTAAGCCACGTATGAGCGTGAAGATAATATGTCCTTTTGCGTACAATGTCATATCATAACTCATATTAGTAAGCCTCCTTTGTACTTACCAGTTATTACCAGTTTATTACTATTTAACCCCTATTACTATTTTAAGTATAACCATGGTCATAATGGGAAAGGTATTTATAAAAGGTTGCAAACGCAAATAAAAAGCTGTTATAGCAAAAATATCAAGAGGTGTTTGATATGACAAAAGACAAAGGAATATTAGTCTGTATTTGGGCTGTAACAATTGTTGCTCTACTCTTGTTTATTCCGAAAGATAAAGTTCGTCATGGTGTTCTAGCTTTTTTATATAAGCAAATTGTTACTTGGCTGTTTGGTTTAGTAGTCGTGGATAAAGGACTAATTGCATATCCAATAAGGATTTTTTCTAAAGCAAATAAGTCCAGCTTTTCCTTTGAATATTTTTTTTATCCATCACTTTGTGCCATATTTAACATTCACTATCCTGAGGGTAAAAGCAAATGGCTAAAAGGATTCTATTATTTGTTTCATGCCGGATTTATCACATTGGTGGAGGTTTGTGCAGAGAAATACACCAACCTTATACAATATAAAAGGTGGAGTTGGTATTGGAGTTTTTTAACAATTGCAACTACCTATTACTCTTCACGACTTTTTTACCGCTGGTTCTTTGCAGAAGAATTAAACCAAATTCAAATTCATAATAAACCAGATCAAACACCGTTTTTGGATTGAATATTTTTCCAGTTGATGAATGTATATAATTGGTTAACCTAAATATTCAAACATGCTCACTTGGTAAGGCTTTATGCATAGGGTTTAGTCAAGTTTCAAACTCAAAGGGAGTTACTAATTTTTTCATAAAATCACGTGATAAAGAAACTAAGCATATCGAGATGCTTAGTAATAAGCTTAATGATAGTCACTTGAAAACACCAATAACATGGAATGATACTGTAACAAATTCGACCGTCGCATCTTTCTCAGAAAAACTAATGTTATTTCACATAAATGCAATAATGGCAACTGCTGTCGCGGATTATGGAATTGCGTTAGCATCAAGTGTTAGAAAAGATTTAAGTCTTATGTATGCAACTTTTATAGCAGAAATGGGTTTACATCTAGAAGATGGAGCAGAGTTAATATGGAAAAACCACCTCAAGCAAGTGACCGGGATAAATTAGCTAACAGGTAGTATTTGTATAGGAAAAACGTCGGTGAACATCAATCGATTGATACGAGGCTTACTCGCTTAAAATGTATGTATCAATAGTGGAGATGAAAAAAGTAAGTCCTTCACTTACTAAAATAACTTTTAACACTTCCTTTTAAAAACACTTCCGTTCACAAAATGCGACACACTTTTCTAAATGTTTTAGTAAATAGAAGGACCGTTTGTCTTCATATTAATTTTCGCTGTTATGTATATTATGTAGATATAGTGATTTGAGGGAGAGAGTAATCGGTACGCTCTCTTACTCAATTTAAATTGAACTTCACCCTGTTTACAAACGCCTATGCATTTCTGACAAAAATTCATTCAGAATGATTAATACGTCCTTCTAAAATAAACTTTAATATAAAATATAG from Bacillus sp. HMF5848 includes these protein-coding regions:
- a CDS encoding DinB family protein — encoded protein: MDVNDLIILNFEEVRRRSIKVWKAIPEEMLDWKPDEDALTCAEMIRHLLQAEYLFHQVLRGRSGKALSNLFNPFEAKEFISVDDALEFAQPYRDDFLKYIKTINITDLENIEIDLLEEGGYVKKLGDMLLRIAYHESVHTGQLLGYMRSMGIARPKIWD
- a CDS encoding Type 1 glutamine amidotransferase-like domain-containing protein — encoded protein: MKTHYYLGWFEKFFPDNIGRALQEDITDRKSLVMISANPSFYEEDGATERSWLDQAGIMFDEYHLINYRIQKEDAKTLIQNASVIFLLGGQTLEQNSFLMEYEMSDLIKKSRAVVMGASAGAINMSAKWLCSKNFGDKVEKSSVYDGIGLDDFSVLSHYDLENNIELVQSELSPLSEEMNIYASNKDCAVRIKEDKIDIFGNVYLISRSKIQKLVETL
- a CDS encoding DUF3231 family protein, which codes for MVNLNIQTCSLGKALCIGFSQVSNSKGVTNFFIKSRDKETKHIEMLSNKLNDSHLKTPITWNDTVTNSTVASFSEKLMLFHINAIMATAVADYGIALASSVRKDLSLMYATFIAEMGLHLEDGAELIWKNHLKQVTGIN
- a CDS encoding MarR family winged helix-turn-helix transcriptional regulator; protein product: MSYDMTLYAKGHIIFTLIRGLNAVMEEDIRTRLQSIHGMNYPAFRILWILHFTEKMSITDITVITLSNISNTSRQLGKLRDDGYAKIECGNADSRLKEVSLTKKGRDLVTYILTAHTSEHDFNLLPVLKTIQDHDLEIFIKVASLLTKEIVGTTFVNWAHHTTAALINNEGDRKKVHWDDVKAP
- a CDS encoding lipocalin family protein gives rise to the protein MAKKLTNKISLPGDAGPHSNSNIEWWYYFSYLNGDKGGKYAAMASFFRVGEAECYKGHYLIFTIIDLNRKTKKSYSLFDCRLKKNMLTTYLPFYLLLHPTDVRIWKLYKSLLIGKSPFPHSQTKNGKIKEYPTELIYGKNYLGFMGEKEDSFKVQLCEKDMELALHFTPTKPMSLIGGDGRPDDLYYYSFTRNNVHGQIDTDKGVEIVKGEGWFDHQWGRDYGLIKGVGWNWFGIQLDDGRELLLNEMHSFKETFSPMANLIEDDGSLRFTRNISFQEIHHWKSLKTNARYPIEWKITIPQFSIEILVKAVLPNQEMAIMGPLQAIWEGACSVSGHETLPDGSRKLIMGKGFMELVGYAN
- a CDS encoding VOC family protein, which encodes MIQSIVHISLVVRDYDDAIEFYTKKLNFTLLEDTYQPEQDKRWVVVSPTGSAGTTILLAKASKPEQEPFIGNQSGGRVFLFLGTDDFWRDYNEMIAKGIEFVREPKKQPYGTVAVFKDLYGTLWDLVEFEENHPISKRVK
- a CDS encoding N-acetyltransferase: MQPSLEPLDAKQYWDLRLEALDQNPEAFATSYEEAIQRENPIDGVAKNLTNEGNFTFGSFKNEELVGVVTLLQETPIKLSHRANILAMYVSPKMRGEGIGEKLLLEAIEQAKSINSIEKINLTVVTTNERAKKLYEKLGFKVFGTEIKALKINENYYDEDYMVLFL
- a CDS encoding S-layer homology domain-containing protein, which produces MVKRLTVFSLIITIFLSLVFTAPVSAASKFKDVSDDFWAKSEIDFLSTKGIIKGYDDGTFRPNDAVKRVQAAIMITRALDLDVNNRPDPGFTDIKGLDKEAYNAVAAVVDEGFFPKGETFRPYEVLTRADMAIVLVKAYNLEGTYNGITDVSGELLNYVSALAFNGITQIYEDGTYKPNNSVKRAHFSVFFARILEPYYRVYVNTRENPAIIGDVWTINVEDWLEGYMSYDIELTDMITDGQQAWELLQEANMFNEEAPEGQKYILAKFRFTLLDYEGKVSSSFSIDQSKFSAVSSNGVVYDNPFVITPEPQLSNDLYVGGEVEGWVPFLINEDDTPLIVWQRDWDDELWFSLEG
- a CDS encoding CBO0543 family protein, with product MTKDKGILVCIWAVTIVALLLFIPKDKVRHGVLAFLYKQIVTWLFGLVVVDKGLIAYPIRIFSKANKSSFSFEYFFYPSLCAIFNIHYPEGKSKWLKGFYYLFHAGFITLVEVCAEKYTNLIQYKRWSWYWSFLTIATTYYSSRLFYRWFFAEELNQIQIHNKPDQTPFLD
- a CDS encoding tyrosine-type recombinase/integrase, with protein sequence MEKLEMLREACEIVRQRTIVEVLYATGCRLSEVFGISKSDSNQQTMSTLVIGKGDKQREVY